A region of the Apium graveolens cultivar Ventura chromosome 6, ASM990537v1, whole genome shotgun sequence genome:
cgggtttgatcctaaaaaccctaatctGAAAACCTGTGTTGTGTTTctgatatattaattatttattatattttctaaaatcagaaaatcagttttaaaaattctaataattaattaaaaattagttttaaattctgaaaaatagtattattaatttctaaattattttattaatttataaattcgaatttaattatttaattaattatttaattatttatctaattatttattagttatctaattaattaataattaggtaattaattaataattaggtaattaattaataaataaggattaaaaataattaaataatatgattaataattcgataattagttattattacgagtaatgattcgataatgagaattattattcgagcgatagttattcgaataatattgtagtgattatttgtatcgtataattaaataccgataattaattgattaacgaatcgtataagtttcagtaataatgtaatagttcgataattatgtgaggattgcgagtagctcgtatttatacgagtaattaatcgttgagttagattataattcgagcacatagtagatattcgataaatagcgtatccgttaatagaatcgattgattatttgtaaataatcgatctaatcgaataaatatcgataagttataaatattataataaattgtgattaatcctgataattagagatttattattttagattattaaataagcaattattaattatttattagttatttatttattcaatatttaaaaagtgattaattatttcgataattaatcacataattttcaataaatcgtaacttcttcattttaactccaaaaattataaaaaaattatttttgactttgatttttcttaaataattatgtaaaaattattttaggatttaaaaggttgtaataattatttataatgaataataaattaaatcatccgtatttacttcataacaattcaaccgttagtccgatttgagtgaaacgaagacctctagactcagaaaaatgagacaaatccaataaaaatggttgtaagttataatttcttctgaaaaagagtggtttggtgataattgatagttcgtaggtcctagtagggatataattgagctgaataaatcccgaaaaattataataaaatcagatacgactagtaatgcaggtataagcccagaattgattctaaaaataattataaatctagaaattaattatgtgctttacgtgctacgtgctttatgtgattatatgaatagatgtgctgtataaatgtatgtatatatatatatatgcgagtcagatagaaacgcatgggtagactgataaggttgcgtgatatcaattcaagatacacgtatgtagtaaattatctaaacacctatctttccatgatttgttcagtgttagcaaggcagagcaagctagggtcagaagacagtgagttaaaccaggttaagtacgcgcaaggcaagtttttcccctattctaaattcagaatagtgaattatatttcttttctatcatatcaattctctttgataatcattgttcatatacactgttgtccatttatcattacttgttccagtttcatttcaattcttgatttacccaatttattgaattccctgttcatatttcaattcttttaccctacatatattctggtatattctggtgttgggatatatcaatagcataccgattgttccggatgctcagccttggactggatggttactataaaggctgggtttttcccagaccattaattaataggccatagttgcctgagtactccttatgttggttgggtctatgcagttgggtatagatccgcactatattctgactgatcagcagattatagtgcatatgttggttcttgtttccagtcttgttcatttggcactcgccatcattggcaaattattatcatatacagatacagatggttgttcaaaccagcagcttattggttcatttatttctctctctttataatatatatatatatatattgttgcaggcttgttgagaaattttggctcatttcttttattgtcactcctattgttttacagttaaggtagagaatgaaacccatcaggacccgcatagtcaagaagcgagtcaagcagcgggaccctcttataccaagagtgttccttcctattcccgaagagagctttgaattgccagatcaggtgtagcaggataagtagtaatgttgggttgaataaaagttttgtgtagtttgaataaaagattgcgtagtgaaactgtagatagaataaagttttgtaataaagagagttcttgagacaggttttatttagttgggtttgtaataaagtgtagtgcatgattcttgtttccaaactcaacccttaaaagatcctgagtagtgatagttcggggtaattattatattaatattccgcttgtgcaggtatagttggtaattgttgttaataatgccccaaatctataccccggatttggagggtgttatagttggcatcagagcttaggattgaccttggaaaacaagaatgttagggttaagataagataggaaaataagataggatgagagtaagagtgttaggactgttagtctatgtgattagaagttatgagttatagaattgtgatttgattgttttgtgttattatttttatgtatattagatggcttctttatcatcatctacggagaggaccgagacagatccagtggatgcacaggtagtagccccagtgtcagagcagatcttacctccattaccacctgagccagcaccagagataccacttcccccggaggtaccaggttttgcagattattttccatacgttgagccagagataccagatattccaccattagagtttccgatgtttgatattcctgatatgggtgatcttccgcagtgggaggatttagagcctcagattcctatgccaccagtcgagattccagagatgccaccgatggagccagaggcagagccgcctgtgtatgcgcctatggagcagcctgtcttatttcctgccccattagccatttatgcacctgttccaggagtttatcagtttcctcagccagagtttatggatgagatcgtggtagatggaccattaccttctcgaggttccagcactgatcttcatgagcatcataccgtgacttaccagcgctttcaggcagagaggggggagaggattagatggcagaaccagtgtagagagatcctcggattgtatgagacacagacggatggtcctgtcagagcattacgaccggattatatactgagagagagactacatcatattcaccgggttagttttcagcagcttactgatttgagacagcaggatcttagtgcggagacagcatatcgcagagcattgggacttaccgaggcagtgctagaggcagtgcaggaggaaTTGAGCCatgtaccaccaggattttgagattaGTAGATCGATGAGTgctgtattatgtatattttgtagatagaggcagtatagtattgtatgagtgtagctactgactctgactgatagtagtagcagtacgactgttatatcataggtttttgtatcaagcactgacacctgtagctggtgttctacctatatatatatatgagataatcttttgcacgttttctttattttatttccagtcatttaagcatttacatttatttcagtaccattgcatatttacaaatatagttttattcacgatcatgttgtaaaaaaaaaaaaaaaaattaaaacatatcatactgttttatctattcagttatttaataagttattttatttctcgaatcgactgttttaatatatgtttaatatactgttattaaataagatccattatttatttaccagaaaaatggcacctaagagaaaagcgcagcctgactcatcgaatggaaacaccgatggccaaaacaataataaacagatggatcagatgtttaatctcatgcaacagcagatgttgatgatgcaacaacaaatgcagcagcaacaacagcagttccaacaacagatgttacagcaagccgctcatccaggacatcaaataccaccagcagcacctacgactactttcaagcaatttcagtcggtgaagccaccggaatttatgggttccacagatcctacaaaagtgagagcttggctgaaagagatggaaaaggctttttcgttggtaaagattgaggaagagcagaagacagagttcgctagctattttctaaaaggcgaagctaattactggtgggaatcaaagaaagctttggaagaaggtgtggtgacctggaacagattcactgatcttttcttggagaaatattttcctcattttatgaagaaccagatggagatcaagttcctggagctgaaacaagacaacttatcggttgcaGATTATGAgactaagtttactgaattggcaaggtttgttccagaacaggtggatacggacgagaagcgggccaagagatttcagcaaggactgaaaccatggattcgtagcagggtagctgtgtttgaattgacaacttatacggctgttgttcagaaggctataattattgaaggagaaagcgaagcagctcagaaagagaaaggaccagggaattttcagaatcgtttcaacaaaaggccgggatttcaagctcgaggaaaagtaaactttaggagaccagaacaaaataaccagaggatgggtaatcgactacctgccccaactcagcaaaggcttattcgaccgcctatacctgattgcagaacgtgtggtagaaagcatacaggagtttgcaacaagctaaatgttacgtgtttcaagtgcaagcaaaggggacactattctggagaatgtccaatgggaaaggcagaagttacttgtttccaatgtgggagaaaaggacatatcgccaaagactgtagaggaattgcaatggctgccagtattccaagaattttagcattacctccacctccactaccacagcaaaatcagcccagagcaagaactttcaacatgtcaatgaaggaagcggtacagagtccgaatgtggttgcaggtacactccctgtaaattccgtaaatgctttagtattgattgattcaggagctactagatcttttatttctgaagcctttatctctaagatagattgtgagattcagtggttggatgaagtgttagttataaaattagcgaataatgatcaggttgcagtagatcgagtatgtccgagctgtgatattgagatagggagatgtcatttttcagttgatttgataccttttaggttaggggagtttgatattattttaggaatggattggctgtctagtaataatgctcaaattgattgtgcgaataagagagtgaaattgcaaactgaagaaaatgaaacggtaatatttaaaggtgagaagcaaaagcagaaattcctatcaataatgcagacgagaagattgctacgtcaaggatgtcaagcttatttagcctatgtacgggatgttgataagggagatttgaagattgaagatattcctgtagtttgtgaatttcttgatgtttttccggacgaattaccaggacttccaccagatcgagaaatcgagtttactattgacttgacgccaggaactgaaccaatttcgaaaactccatatcgaatggcacctgttgaaatgagggaattagcaaagcagttgcaagaacttcttgacaaaggaattataaggccaagtgtatccccatggggtgcgccagtattgttcgtgaaaaagaaggatggtagtatgtgactgtgtattgattatcgtgagctgaacaagttaactatcaagaataaatatcctttacctcgcattgatgatttatttgatcaattaaaaggagcagcatggttttcgaaaattgacttacgatcaggctatcatcagttaaagatcaaggccgaagatattccaaagacagcgtttagaacaaggtacggacactatgaatttcttgtaatggcttttggattgacgaatgcacctgcagcgtttatggatttgatgaatcgaatattcaagaagtatttggataagtttatcattatatttattgacgacattttgatctattcaaagacggaagaagagcatgcagcgcatttaagaacgacattggagatattacggaaggagcagctttatgcaaaattttccaaatgtgaattttggttgaaagaagtgcagtttctagggcacatcatcagcagagaaggcattcaagttgatccaacaaagattgaagctgtgttgaattgggaaagaccaaagacgccgacagaagttcgaagtttcttaggtttggcaggatattatcgaagatttgtcaaagattttgcgaagatagctacaccgctgaccaagttaactcgacaaagtgaaaagttcgaatggaatagtaagtgtgaagaaagttttcaagagttgaaaaatcggttggtgacggcaccagtattagtactgccagacgagcaaggaaattttgttatttacagtgacgcttcatatcgtggtttaggatgtgtgttgatgcaacatggtaacgtcattgcatatgcgtcgagacaacttaaacttcatgaacagaaatatcctacgcatgatctggaattggcagcaattgtatttgcattgaagctgtggagacattatttgtacggtgagaaatgtgaaatctacacggatcataaaagtctgaagtatatcttcacgcaaaaggaactaaacatgcgacaacgtcgatggctggaattgattaaagattacgatgttacaatcagttatcatccaggaaaagcaaatgttgtagcagatgcgctaagcagaaaagaaagattgaatcggttgacttcatgcgaagaattggccagggaattcgataaattggaaatcgaaattcgtattcccaatgaatctgcagaaactatctacgctatgactttccaaccagaattgctggaaaagattcgccgttgtcaagaagaagtgatgagtcaaaaCGACagcttaacaggagaagagattacaactcagaaagataatgaaggaattttacgttttgcgtcaagaatctggatccctaacgtggcagaattaaaagaagaaattatgcgagatgcgcacaattcgaagtattccattcatccaggaagcacgaaaatgtatcgcgatttgaaggaaaacttttggtggccgaatatgaagaaagagatagcagaatgggtgagtaaatgctacacatgccagcgagttaaagcagaacaccaacgtccgagtgggttattgcaaccattagacattccagaatggaaatgggaacatctagcgatggattttgtggtaggactaccgaggactagggcaaatcatgatgcgatatgggtaatcattgacagacttacgaagtcggcacattttctaccaattaatgaaagattttcgctcgacaaattagtgcacatgtatctcaaagaaattgtgatgcgtcatggagtaccagtatcaattgtatcggatcgagatcctcgtttcaattcaagattttggagataattccaagaatgtctaggaacgaagttgaatatgagtacagcttatcatccgcaaactgacggccaaagtaaaaggacaattcaaacgattgaagacatgctacgagtttgtgcgatcgattttgaaggcagttgggatgaacatttacccctagtggaattttcttataacaatagctatcacgccagtattggaatgccaccgtatgaagcattatatgggaggaaatgcagatcacccgtgcattgggatgaagtcggagaacgcaagattttgggtccagaattaattcagcagacaaaagaaaagattaatcttattcgaaaacgaatcgaggccgCACAAAatagacaaagcagatatgcaaaccaagccaggaaggatatggactatcaggaaggagaacacgtattgctcaaaatatcgccatggaaaggattgaccagatttggcaataaagggaaattgaagccacgatacgttggaccatttgagattttgaagaaaattgggaaggttgcgtatgaattagctctaccaccccatatgcagcacattcacaacgtatttcatgtatctatgcttaagaggtataatcctgatacaaggcatgtaatagagtatgaaccagtagaacttcaggcagatttgtcatatgtagaacagccaataagaattctagataggcaagagagggtattaagaaataagtctgtgtcattagtaaaagttttatggagaaaccccgtggttgaagaatcaacctgggagcttgaaagtgaaatgctagaaaagtatcctcaattatttgcataattagattctgaggatagaatcttgttaagggggggagaatgtaacgaccgaggaattacgcttgtattatattataataataataattatgagtattattatgtgattaaatgtgttaagtcgttgaatcctaactgctatgtgttatgtgttggttgttttgatccaaacgtgttttggatatttattgagcgttctatcgtcagttatatatattatatcaaaacctgtacagctcaaaactatgttttaaaagcccgtatttcaaacaaaatcattggccctattttgccaaaaatgccctataccgtatcgctattctgaacccctagacgttttaccaattgacctttttcgcgaaaaaacgacttttccggaccccttcgggtaccaaaaaccccacaaaaatcacatttttatttttatatgattatgaaattatcatatatcatttttctttgtatttttgtatttttcacaatttttgggaatttttagtatttattttatatttattggatatttaaaaattcattattaatacccaaaaattataaaaattggggccaaatatttttattaggagtgtaattagacccttaattttacttaggggtattattttcataaatataaatacctgaattactattaattaaatcagttaattataattaaaaatcagaagaaaaaaataaaaagaaaaagaaaggggattagggttagggttttgtgaagaacagcagcagaatcaatcggacttttgaaggtgattccggtgacagaaattgaagtgtgagtaaccgatttgaagcccaaagtctgttctatcagattatcacGTCAAAATCATCAACCGAGGTATTAATTTGTGTTTCATAATTTTCGGATTAATTTCTCGAATTCGGGTTTGAAGTTCTGGTAATTGTTTGATGATTATGTTAGTATAGATGTTTAGATCGTCGATTTTGGAGTCGATTGACTCagaaatattataataaattgtgattaatcctgataattagagatttattattttagattattaaataagtaattattaattatttattagttattt
Encoded here:
- the LOC141665278 gene encoding uncharacterized protein LOC141665278, translating into MKPIRTRIVKKRVKQRDPLIPRVFLPIPEESFELPDQMASLSSSTERTETDPVDAQVVAPVSEQILPPLPPEPAPEIPLPPEWEDLEPQIPMPPVEIPEMPPMEPEAEPPVYAPMEQPVLFPAPLAIYAPVPGVYQFPQPEFMDEIVLVGQYHEKNKPCDNIAVGLDYDAINSNKKNEGDKGKITVSEDVPAMLRKVFTFVQGM